One segment of Triticum aestivum cultivar Chinese Spring chromosome 2A, IWGSC CS RefSeq v2.1, whole genome shotgun sequence DNA contains the following:
- the LOC123189615 gene encoding amino acid permease 3 has protein sequence MATVDMRRLETGAGGGYDAMGLSKRVDDDLDDDGRPRRTGTAWTASAHIITTVLGSGVLSLAWGVAQLGWVAGPGVMTLFAAVIYYTSALLADCYRTGDPVSGPRNRTYMAAVRATLDESKVKLCGAIQFVNLFGIGIGITIAASVSMLAIKKAGCFHKEGHKGDCNSSSMSPYIAIYGIMEIFFSQIPGLDSMWWLSILATVMSFTYSTIGISLGVAQIVANGGIQGGLTGVAVGINAAGKSITVMEKVWRSLQAFGNMAFAYGFSIVLLEIQDTLKAAAPSEAKVMKKATAVSVAVTTVIYLLCGCVGYAAFGDGAPDNLLTGFGFYEPFWLLDLANAAVAVHLVGTYQVITQPIFAYVELRAAAAWPDSAFVGTREVRLWPTAVRVSVCPLRLTWRTAYVCVTTAVAMAMPFFGSVVGLIGAISFWPLTVYFPVSMYIAQRRVPRGSTRWMFLQALSAVCLLVSVVAAAGSVADVAAEFKAHNPFRRG, from the exons ATGGCAACCGTGGACATGCGGCGGTTGGAgacaggcgcgggcggcggctacgACGCCATGGGGTTGTCCAAGCGGGTAGACGACGACCTCGACGACGACGGCCGGCCGCGGCGCACGGGCACGGCGTGGACGGCCAGCGCGCACATCATCACCACGGTGCTGGGGTCCGGCGTGCTGTCCCTGGCGTGGGGGGTGGCGCAGCTGGGCTGGGTGGCCGGCCCCGGCGTGATGACGCTGTTCGCCGCCGTCATCTACTACACCTCGGCGCTCCTGGCCGACTGCTACCGCACCGGCGACCCCGTGTCCGGCCCGCGCAACCGCACCTACATGGCCGCCGTCCGCGCCACCCTGGACGAGTCCAAGGTGAAGCTCTGCGGCGCCATCCAGTTCGTCAACCTCTtcggcatcggcatcggcatcACCATCGCCGCGTCCGTCAGCATGCT GGCGATCAAGAAGGCGGGATGCTTCCACAAGGAAGGGCACAAGGGCGACTGCAACAGTTCTTCCATGAGCCCGTACATTGCCATCTACGGCATCATGGAGATCTTCTTCTCGCAGATCCCGGGCTTGGACAGTATGTGGTGGCTGTCCATCCTCGCCACCGTCATGTCCTTCACCTACTCCACCATCGGCATCTCCCTCGGCGTCGCGCAGATTGTAG CCAACGGGGGAATCCAGGGCGGCCTCACCGGCGTGGCCGTCGGCATCAACGCCGCCGGCAAGAGCATCACGGTGATGGAGAAAGTCTGGCGTAGTCTTCAGGCGTTTGGGAACATGGCTTTCGCCTACGGCTTCTCCATCGTCCTGCTCGAGATCCAA GACACGCTGAAGGCGGCGGCGCCGTCGGAGGCGAAGGTgatgaagaaggcgacggcggtgAGCGTggcggtgacgacggtgatctacCTGCTGTGCGGGTGCGTGGGGTACGCGGCGTTCGGCGACGGGGCGCCGGACAACCTCCTCACGGGCTTCGGCTTCTACGAGCCCTTCTGGCTGCTGGACCTGGCCAACGCCGCGGTCGCCGTCCACCTGGTGGGCACGTACCAGGTCATCACCCAGCCCATCTTCGCCTACGTCGAGCTGCGCGCCGCCGCGGCCTGGCCGGACAGCGCGTTCGTGGGCACGAGGgaggtccggctgtggccgacggcCGTCCGCGTGTCCGTGTGCCCGCTCCGGCTGACCTGGCGCACGGCGTACGTGTGCGTGACGACCGCCGTGGCCATGGCGATGCCCTTCTTCGGGTCCGTGGTGGGGCTCATCGGCGCCATCTCCTTCTGGCCGCTCACCGTCTACTTCCCCGTGTCGATGTACATCGCGCAGCGCCGGGTGCCGCGAGGCAGCACGCGGTGGATGTTCCTCCAGGCGCTGAGCGCCGTGTGCCTCCTCGTGTCCGTCGTGGCGGCGGCCGGCTCCGTGGCCGACGTCGCGGCCGAGTTCAAGGCGCACAACCCGTTCCGCCGGGGGTGA